From Deinococcus aerophilus, a single genomic window includes:
- a CDS encoding MalY/PatB family protein, which translates to MTPPTRPPEAEASRDSLDRAALRHPDSLKWTAYGPDVIPMWIADMDFPVAPSILAALHGRLDRGLGYHQLMGDPTLHTLLRAKLATHGLSDLPEGGIILLPGVVPGIYSSVAALTRPGDRVLTMTPVYHPFHLSITGQGREVAAVELLDTEDGYRIDWDGLEAAAAHTDLLLLCHPHNPTGRVWTHEELERLRDLVVRHNLYVVSDELHADLRFTDAPFESFAADPRVRGLTLTLTGPCKAFNTAGLGIGAMIGHDAELVKRVRAAAGGLMGHESALSVTMWQAALQGGGPWLADTVAYLRANRDFLTGYLREHLPWVRFHPVESTYLAWLDLRAHPQAGNIQNFLLEEARVAVHDGPTFAPEAFKPGVQGLIRLNFATSREILQDALERLRAALGEQAGA; encoded by the coding sequence ATGACCCCGCCGACCCGCCCGCCCGAGGCCGAGGCCTCCCGTGACTCCCTGGACCGGGCGGCCCTGCGCCACCCCGACTCGCTGAAGTGGACCGCCTACGGCCCGGACGTGATTCCTATGTGGATCGCGGACATGGACTTTCCGGTCGCGCCGTCCATCCTGGCCGCGTTGCATGGCCGTCTGGACCGTGGGTTGGGCTACCACCAGCTGATGGGCGATCCCACGCTGCACACCCTGCTGCGTGCCAAGCTCGCCACCCACGGCCTGAGCGACCTGCCGGAGGGCGGCATCATCCTGCTGCCCGGCGTGGTGCCGGGCATCTATTCGTCGGTGGCCGCACTGACCCGGCCCGGCGACCGGGTGCTCACCATGACCCCGGTGTACCACCCCTTTCACCTGAGCATCACTGGGCAGGGGCGCGAGGTGGCTGCCGTGGAGCTGCTGGACACCGAGGACGGCTACCGCATCGACTGGGACGGGCTGGAGGCGGCCGCCGCCCACACCGACCTGCTGCTGCTGTGTCACCCCCACAACCCCACCGGGCGGGTGTGGACCCACGAAGAGCTCGAGCGGCTGCGCGATCTGGTCGTGCGCCACAACCTGTACGTGGTGAGCGACGAGCTGCACGCCGACCTGCGTTTTACAGACGCGCCCTTTGAATCGTTTGCCGCCGACCCGCGGGTGCGGGGCCTCACCCTGACGCTGACCGGGCCGTGCAAGGCCTTCAACACCGCCGGGCTGGGCATCGGCGCGATGATCGGCCACGACGCCGAACTGGTCAAGCGGGTGCGGGCCGCCGCCGGGGGGCTGATGGGCCACGAGTCTGCCCTGAGCGTGACCATGTGGCAGGCTGCCCTGCAAGGCGGCGGTCCGTGGCTGGCCGACACGGTGGCCTACCTGCGTGCCAACCGCGACTTTCTGACCGGTTACCTGCGCGAGCACCTACCGTGGGTCCGGTTCCATCCGGTCGAGAGCACCTACCTCGCGTGGCTGGACCTGCGCGCCCATCCGCAGGCCGGCAACATTCAGAACTTCCTGCTGGAAGAGGCCAGGGTGGCCGTGCACGACGGCCCCACCTTTGCCCCCGAGGCCTTCAAGCCCGGTGTGCAGGGCTTGATCCGCCTGAACTTCGCCACCAGCCGGGAGATTCTGCAAGACGCACTGGAGCGCCTGCGCGCCGCGCTGGGGGAGCAGGCCGGGGCCTAG
- a CDS encoding 5'-methylthioadenosine/adenosylhomocysteine nucleosidase — MLAIIGAMDEEIELLLADLQGREDLGFPGVTLHRGVLDGVDVLLTRGGIGKVNAAMTTTQLLNAGATQVIFTGVAGGVHPELRVGDIVVSTDCVQHDVDVTALGYAVGTVPGEAPAWAADPELRAVALASAQVIPNVRVVEGRVASGDQFIASPEGAARLLGTFGAACAEMEGAAVAQVCAKAGVPFVVIRSVSDTADGGAQVDYREFMPRVARHAKTVVRGMLARLSTAP; from the coding sequence ATGCTGGCGATCATAGGCGCGATGGATGAAGAGATTGAGTTGTTGCTGGCTGACCTGCAGGGCCGCGAGGACCTGGGTTTTCCCGGCGTGACCCTGCACCGGGGCGTGCTGGACGGCGTGGACGTGCTGCTCACGCGCGGCGGCATCGGCAAGGTAAATGCGGCGATGACCACCACGCAGCTGCTGAATGCCGGGGCCACACAGGTGATCTTTACCGGCGTGGCGGGCGGCGTTCACCCGGAGCTGCGGGTGGGCGACATCGTGGTGAGCACCGACTGCGTGCAGCACGACGTGGATGTCACGGCCCTGGGCTACGCGGTAGGCACGGTCCCCGGCGAGGCCCCCGCCTGGGCCGCCGATCCGGAGCTGCGGGCCGTGGCCCTGGCCTCTGCCCAGGTCATACCGAACGTGCGGGTGGTGGAGGGCCGGGTCGCCAGTGGCGATCAGTTCATCGCCTCGCCCGAGGGAGCCGCGCGGCTGCTCGGAACCTTCGGGGCCGCCTGCGCCGAGATGGAGGGCGCGGCCGTGGCGCAGGTGTGTGCCAAGGCCGGCGTGCCCTTCGTGGTCATCCGCAGCGTCAGCGACACGGCAGACGGCGGCGCGCAGGTGGATTACCGCGAGTTTATGCCCCGGGTCGCCCGCCACGCCAAGACGGTGGTGCGCGGCATGCTCGCGCGGCTTTCCA